The DNA region CCCGGTCGTGCTGCGTGACCAACTCGAACAATTGATCATCCATCTCGATCGCGTCGAGCGAAGAGAGGCGCAGCATCGGTAGATCGGGCGCGAGCTTCAGAATGCGCGCGACCAGCGAACCAAGATTTGGCTGCCCAGGCAGATCCGCGCCCCAGGAGGTTAGATCAACGCCCGTCAGTACGACCTCAGGCACACCATTGGCCGCAAGGCGCCGGACTTGCTCCACCACTTCGCCAGCTGGCGCCGAGCGTGAATTTCCGCGGCCGTACGGGATGATGCAGAACGTGCAGCGATGGTCGCAGCCGTTCTGCACTTGCACGTAAGCGCGCGTGCGTTCGACGAAGCCGTCCATCAAATGCGACGCGGTTTCCCGCACGGCCATGATGTCGGCGACAGCGACGCGTTCATGCGCGCCAGTGAAGCTCTCGGCGCGCATCTTCTCGGCATTGCCGAGCACGCGGCTCACTTCCGGCATCGCCGCAAAACTCTGCGGATCAATCTGGGCTGCGCAGCCGGTGACAATGATCTCCGCATCGGGCCGTTCGCGTCGCGCGCGGCGAATGGCTTGGCGCGCTTGGCGCACGGCCTCGCCGGTGACGGCGCAGGTGTTGATGATCACTGCGTTCGAGAGCGCGGCATCGCCCGCGAGCGCGCGCATGGCTTCGCTCTCGTAGGCGTTCAGGCGGCAGCCGAGCGTCAGGATCTCGACATCCGCGCGCGGAGGCTTCGCAGGCGCGTTCATGGGGCAGGGGTCAGGTGAGCGTGTGCGGCCAGGAGGTCAAGCGCTGCAAATGAAAAGCCCCGCGAGGTCATCGCGGGGCTTTGAACTCTGGAGAAGCGCGGAGGCTTATTCAGCAGCTTCGTTGGCTTCGCCGACGAAATCGTCTTCGCGGGCGCCGCCAGCGCGTTCGGCGATACGAGCCGACTTACCGCGACGATCGCGCAGGTAGTACAGCTTCGCGCGACGGACCTTACCGCGGCGGACGACGTCGATGCTGTCGATGGTCGGCGAGAACAGCGGGAACACGCGCTCCACGCCTTCGCCGAAGCTGATCTTGCGGACGGTGAAATTGGCGTTCAAACCGCCGCCCGAACGGGCGATGCAGACGCCTTCGTAAGCCTGGACGCGCTCACGATCGCC from Vitreimonas flagellata includes:
- the mtaB gene encoding tRNA (N(6)-L-threonylcarbamoyladenosine(37)-C(2))-methylthiotransferase MtaB; this translates as MNAPAKPPRADVEILTLGCRLNAYESEAMRALAGDAALSNAVIINTCAVTGEAVRQARQAIRRARRERPDAEIIVTGCAAQIDPQSFAAMPEVSRVLGNAEKMRAESFTGAHERVAVADIMAVRETASHLMDGFVERTRAYVQVQNGCDHRCTFCIIPYGRGNSRSAPAGEVVEQVRRLAANGVPEVVLTGVDLTSWGADLPGQPNLGSLVARILKLAPDLPMLRLSSLDAIEMDDQLFELVTQHDRVAPYLHLSLQHGDDLILKRMKRRHSRAQAIELAQRLKAARPAIALGADFIAGFPTETETHFENTLSLIEACNLAYVHAFPFSPREGTPAARMPQLGRSLIKERAARLRDAGAAALTRHLGQWVGREADGLIERDGFARLPDFTAVRFEGASGQAFQRLRFSAHDGAHLIGVAA
- the rplS gene encoding 50S ribosomal protein L19 — protein: MNLIQTLEQEEVARVTKGKTIPSFDPGDTLRVNVKIKEGDRERVQAYEGVCIARSGGGLNANFTVRKISFGEGVERVFPLFSPTIDSIDVVRRGKVRRAKLYYLRDRRGKSARIAERAGGAREDDFVGEANEAAE